One genomic window of Motacilla alba alba isolate MOTALB_02 chromosome 3, Motacilla_alba_V1.0_pri, whole genome shotgun sequence includes the following:
- the KCNF1 gene encoding potassium voltage-gated channel subfamily F member 1 translates to MAGDSRFPDVDTDGSEKSEEMEIVVNVGGVRQVFYGDNLNQYPETRLAELVNCLSGGYDSIFSLCDDYDPGKREFYFDRDPDAFKCIIDVYYFGEIHMKKGICPICFKNEMEFWKVDLQFLDDCCKAHLSEKKEELEEIARRVQLILDDLGVDASESRWKKCQKCIWKFLEKPESSYPARVIAVLSFLFILISSVVMCVGTIPDLQVVDAEGNRMEHPTLDSIETACIGWFTVEYVLRLISSPNKLHFALSFMNIVDVLAILPFYVSLTLTHLGAKLMELSNVQQAVQALRIMRIARIFKLARHSSGLQTLTYALKRSFKELGLLLMYLAVGIFVFSALGYTMEQSHPETLFKSIPQSFWWAIITMTTVGYGDIYPKTTLGKLNAAISFLCGVIAIALPIHPIINNFVRYYNKQRVLETAAKHELELMELNSAEGKAAGSRSELEDLSREGKEGPFYSSRIKVSHSDTFIHLLSEEKHHRTRLQSCK, encoded by the coding sequence ATGGCAGGTGACTCTAGGTTTCCAGATGTGGACACTGATGGATcagaaaaaagtgaagaaatggAGATTGTAGTCAATGTCGGTGGGGTAAGGCAGGTGTTCTACGGAGATAACCTGAATCAGTACCCAGAAACGCGGCTGGCAGAGCTGGTCAATTGTTTATCGGGGGGATACGATAGCATATTTTCCCTCTGTGACGACTATGATCCTGGAAAGAGAGAGTTTTACTTTGACAGAGATCCAGATGCTTTCAAATGCATTATTGACGTGTACTACTTTGGGGAAATTCACATGAAGAAAGGAATATGCCCCATATGTTTCAAGaatgaaatggaattttggAAAGTGGATCTGCAATTTTTGGATGACTGCTGCAAAGCTCACCTAagtgaaaaaaaggaggaaCTGGAAGAAATAGCCCGAAGGGTGCAACTCATTCTGGATGACTTGGGAGTAGATGCCTCAGAAAGTCGCTGGAAAAAGTGCCAAAAATGCATCTGGAAATTTCTGGAGAAGCCAGAATCATCCTATCCAGCTAGAGTGATTGCTGTACTGtcctttctgtttattttgatCTCCTCTGTTGTGATGTGTGTGGGGACCATCCCAGACTTGCAGGTGGTAGATGCAGAGGGGAACCGTATGGAGCACCCGACCCTGGACAGCATCGAGACCGCCTGCATAGGCTGGTTTACCGTGGAGTACGTGCTGAGGCTGATCTCCTCTCCCAACAAACTCCACTTTGCCCTTTCTTTCATGAACATTGTCGATGTGCTAGCAATACTTCCTTTCTACGTCAGCCTGACCTTGACCCACCTGGGAGCCAAGCTGATGGAGCTGAGCAATGTCCAGCAGGCTGTCCAGGCGCTGCGCATCATGAGGATCGCAAGGATTTTCAAGCTTGCACGGCATTCCTCAGGGCTCCAGACCCTAACCTATGCCCTGAAACGCAGCTTTAAGGAGCTTGGGCTGCTCCTCATGTACTTAGCTGTTGGAATCTTTGTCTTTTCTGCCCTAGGTTATACCATGGAACAAAGTCACCCTGaaactttatttaaaagcatCCCTCAATCATTTTGGTGGGCAATCATTACCATGACCACGGTTGGATACGGAGACATTTACCCCAAAACAACACTGGGAAAACTGAATGCTGCCATCAGTTTTCTTTGTGGAGTGATAGCGATCGCCctccccatccatcccatcaTTAACAACTTTGTCAGGTACTACAACAAACAGAGAGTTTTAGAAACAGCTGCCAAACATGAATTGGAGCTGATGGAACTAAACTCTGCTGAGGGGAAAGCCGCAGGCTCCAGAAGTGAACTGGAGGATCTTTCAAGGGAAGGCAAAGAGGGTCCTTTTTATAGCAGCCGGATAAAAGTCTCCCACAGTGACACCTTTATTCATCTCCTGTCAGAAGAGAAACACCACAGGACCAGGCTTCAAAGCTGCAAATAA